In the genome of Nitrospirota bacterium, one region contains:
- a CDS encoding DsrE family protein, translating into MGAVKLMFVVQRPPYKSENPRLALTHAISSQTAEIYMDDGDSVVPTVVFVGDGVLNAVKNQPAMKIYGVTSTESHIKSSLQVDVPIWVCKEDMERLGLKEDQMIADADDIGGADIKTKFVSFADIQKEMEAAKHLLFF; encoded by the coding sequence ATGGGCGCCGTAAAATTAATGTTCGTTGTTCAGAGACCGCCCTACAAGAGCGAGAACCCCCGCCTGGCGCTCACCCATGCGATCTCAAGCCAGACCGCTGAGATCTACATGGATGACGGCGATTCAGTCGTCCCGACCGTTGTCTTCGTCGGCGATGGCGTGCTGAATGCGGTTAAAAACCAGCCGGCCATGAAGATCTACGGTGTGACCAGCACCGAAAGCCACATCAAGAGTTCCCTTCAGGTAGATGTGCCGATCTGGGTCTGCAAGGAGGACATGGAGCGCCTCGGCCTGAAAGAGGACCAGATGATCGCCGATGCCGATGATATCGGCGGCGCGGATATCAAAACCAAGTTCGTTTCTTTCGCGGATATTCAGAAAGAGATGGAAGCGGCGAAGCACCTGCTCTTCTTCTAA